TTGCTTAACTGAATTTGGGCCGCTTCTATATTTTCTTGCAGCCGGCTTTTTTTAGTAGTACCAAAAAGGGGCAAGATATCGTTGCCCTTATGCAGTACCCAAGACAAGGCCAACTGGGATGCGGTACACCCTTTCTGCCCAGCCATTTCCTGCAAAATGGCAACCTTCTTTTTATTCTCTTCGAAGTTTTCACCGGTAAAGCGTGGCGCATGAGCCCTAAAATCAGTGGGTGCAAACTGGCCCGTAAGCTCACCGGATAAAAGGCCGCGGCTCAACACACCGTAAGCAACAATACCAATTCCTAACTCACGGCAAACCTGTAACAATTCTTTTTCAATAACACGGGAGGCCAGGGAGTATTCTACCTCTACTGCGGTAATGGGATGCACCTTGTGGGCCCTTCTAATTACTTCGGGACTGGCTTCCGATAAACCAATATATTTCACTTTACCCTGCTGCACCAGATCCGCAATAGCGCCAACAGTATCTTCTATAGGAATAGCCGGATGAATACGACCAGGTTGGTAAATATCAATTGCTTCTACCCCCAGGCGGTTCAGCGAATAGGCAGCAAAGGTTTTAACGGCCTCAGGACGGGTATCAAACCCCAACCAGTCGCCGGAAGGTGAACGCAGGGCGCCAAACTTCACACTGATTACCGGCTTTTCACTTCTCCCTTTCAGCGCCTCACGAATCAATAACTCATTATGACCCATGCCATAATAATCGCCGGTATCCAGGAAATTAATGCCCTTGTCTAGCGCGGCCTTTATGGTTTCAATGCTTTCGGCA
This genomic interval from Flavisolibacter tropicus contains the following:
- a CDS encoding aldo/keto reductase → MKTIQLGKTGPTVAAPGLGTMGMSDMYGNKEARNDAESIETIKAALDKGINFLDTGDYYGMGHNELLIREALKGRSEKPVISVKFGALRSPSGDWLGFDTRPEAVKTFAAYSLNRLGVEAIDIYQPGRIHPAIPIEDTVGAIADLVQQGKVKYIGLSEASPEVIRRAHKVHPITAVEVEYSLASRVIEKELLQVCRELGIGIVAYGVLSRGLLSGELTGQFAPTDFRAHAPRFTGENFEENKKKVAILQEMAGQKGCTASQLALSWVLHKGNDILPLFGTTKKSRLQENIEAAQIQLSKEELDLLDKTFPEGAFAGTRYAAPQMGMVVN